From a region of the Zingiber officinale cultivar Zhangliang chromosome 4B, Zo_v1.1, whole genome shotgun sequence genome:
- the LOC121975519 gene encoding cytoplasmic 60S subunit biogenesis factor REI1 homolog 2-like, with translation MPALTCNACNKEFDDEVQQKLHYRSEWHRYNLKRKVAGVPGVTEELFQARQFALAEENSKLSATPMLYGCALCGKDYRSSKAHAQHLKSRAHAMKTLENVGPSATVITTVKPYAARTLNKTTRMAQVIGENEDDDESEDEWEEVNPNDMAVASESLSFLHVEDGKVADDDEQDDAIDEELDTSCCFICDQKYESIESCMVHMHKQHGFFIPDIEYLEDPEGLLTYVGLKVKRDFACLYCSDRCFSFQSLEAVRKHMIAKGHCKLRYGDGGDDEDVDLEDFYDYSSSYADVDGDQLMSVENMENSVELGSGGAELIIKQKTETGVLVRTLGSREFLRYYRQKPRPSPTREIALALSLATRYRSMGLATVHSKESIVRMKVIREVNRRGVEAMRSKIGMRSNVIRNLPKNVPY, from the exons ATGCCGGCGCTTACTTGCAACGCTTGCAACAAGGAGTTCGACGACGAGGTGCAGCAGAAGCTCCATTACCGGTCCGAATGGCACCGTTACAATCTCAAAAGAAAG GTTGCAGGAGTCCCAGGAGTAACAGAAGAGTTATTCCAAGCTAGACAGTTCGCTCTTGCCGAAGAGAATAGCAAGCTGAGTGCAACACCAATGCTCTATGGATGTGCTCTTTGTGGCAAGGACTATAGAAGTTCAAAGGCACATGCTCAGCATCTTAAATCACGAGCTCATGCTATGAAAACATTAGAGAACGTGGGCCCTTCAGCTACAGTTATTACAACAGTAAAACCATACGCTGCTCGAACATTAAATAAGACAACTAGAATGGCTCAAGTCATTGGAGAAAATGAGGATGATGATGAGAGTGAAGATGAATGGGAAGAAGTCAATCCTAATGACATGGCTGTGGCTTCCGAATCTTTGTCATTTTTGCATGTTGAGGATGGCAAAGTtgctgatgatgatgagcaagaTGATGCCATTGATGAAGAATTGGATACCTCTTGTTGCTTTATTTGTGATCAAAAGTATGAGAGCATAGAAAGTTGTATGGTTCATATGCACAAGCAGCATGGTTTCTTCATACCTGATATTGAATATTTGGAGGATCCTGAGGGCCTTCTTACATATGTTGGTCTTAAG GTAAAGAGGGATTTTGCGTGCTTGTACTGCAGTGATAGATGTTTTTCCTTTCAAAGCTTGGAAGCTGTAAGGAAGCATATGATTGCTAAAGGTCATTGTAAATTGCGTTATGGAGATGGTGGTGATGATGAGGATGTGGATTTGGAAGATTTCTATGATTATAGTAGCAG TTATGCGGATGTAGATGGTGATCAATTGATGTCTGTAGAAAACATGGAAAATAGCGTTGAACTCGGAAGTGGAGGTGCTGAGCTCATCATAAAGCAAAAAACAGAAACTGGAGTGCTTGTCCGGACTCTAGGATCTCGGGAATTTCTTCGATACTATCGCCAAAAACCACGGCCATCCCCTACACGTGAAATTGCATTGGCTCTTTCTTTAGCGACAAG GTATCGCAGCATGGGCTTGGCAACAGTACATTCGAAGGAGTCAATTGTTAGGATGAAAGTTATTAGGGAGGTAAACCGTCGTGGAGTTGAAGCCATGCGCTCGAAGATTGGGATGAGGAGTAATGTCATTAGAAATCTCCCCAAGAATGTGCCATATTAA